Proteins encoded in a region of the Sulfurimonas marina genome:
- a CDS encoding sulfite exporter TauE/SafE family protein encodes MKRFLQGFSAGGAVATLAGLIGLGGAEFRLPILKGLFQLDTLKAVILNKATSLVVVFFALFFRSYEVPLEQIWEYKTIIINLLAGSLVGAWIAAGYAMKIDEKILDRIIFIILLLLAAVLLFEHWFLSDQQEALFHSIFLEILAGIFAGFIIGIVASLLGVAGGELLIPTIVILYGIDVKLAGSLSLAISLPTMIVGFIRYSKSQAFVILKEEKKLFLSLSIGSIVGAAIGSALLGFIASDILIVLLALILILSAYKIFHHQNHQ; translated from the coding sequence ATGAAGCGTTTTTTACAAGGATTTAGTGCAGGTGGTGCTGTTGCAACTTTAGCAGGGCTTATCGGCCTAGGTGGGGCAGAATTCCGCCTCCCTATCCTTAAAGGTCTTTTTCAACTAGATACCTTAAAAGCTGTTATCTTAAATAAAGCAACATCCCTTGTAGTTGTCTTTTTTGCATTGTTTTTTCGATCGTACGAAGTCCCTTTAGAACAAATATGGGAATATAAAACTATCATCATTAATCTTTTAGCAGGCTCTTTAGTAGGTGCTTGGATCGCCGCCGGTTATGCTATGAAAATTGATGAGAAGATACTTGATCGCATCATTTTTATTATACTCTTATTGCTTGCTGCTGTACTTCTGTTTGAACATTGGTTTTTAAGTGACCAGCAAGAGGCTTTGTTTCATTCAATATTTTTAGAGATATTAGCGGGTATATTTGCAGGATTTATCATAGGTATCGTTGCTTCACTTCTTGGTGTTGCAGGTGGAGAGCTGCTTATCCCCACTATTGTAATCCTTTACGGTATCGACGTAAAACTTGCCGGAAGTTTATCTTTAGCCATTAGTCTTCCAACAATGATAGTCGGTTTTATACGCTACAGTAAAAGTCAAGCTTTTGTTATACTCAAAGAGGAGAAAAAACTATTTCTCTCTCTATCTATCGGCTCTATTGTCGGGGCTGCCATTGGTTCCGCATTACTCGGTTTCATAGCAAGTGATATACTGATCGTATTGTTAGCGCTTATTTTAATTCTTTCTGCGTATAAAATTTTTCATCACCAGAACCATCAATAA
- a CDS encoding MgtC/SapB family protein, with product MLENLLHAPWVELIVVVIAGFLIGLEIKAHRIHTESHREIGSVRTFAFISLIGYIFAKMNLYLYMVGYVAILTHLSLFYFFKLKSNRSGMILFLLSTLVYSFGIVVVNFNIWFLLIIFVAVVFISNLDKNLQHFYTIFDEREIETFAKLLLLSGVILPLLPQEQISEIIPISYFKVWLAVVIVSLFSYVGYVLKKYIFNDKGYLVTGILGGIYSSTATTLVLAKKASSNATPYLFASSIVVATTLMYLRLLGIAFAFNTEVAYKLLIPFIILTIISGIIVLVLYNKSKYEKADTLGENEDKNPLELGTAFLFAFLFIVMAILTHFVLNQYGDLGLNILSFIVGFTDIDPFVLSLLSSKFGVSIESVATAILIATGSNNILKALYAYIFSKNKAGMLSGAFLLVLGILTITAGFIA from the coding sequence ATGCTGGAAAATCTCTTACACGCACCTTGGGTTGAACTTATTGTTGTTGTGATTGCAGGATTTTTAATAGGTCTTGAGATCAAAGCCCATAGGATACATACTGAATCTCATCGAGAGATAGGCAGTGTAAGAACTTTCGCATTTATATCACTTATAGGCTACATCTTTGCAAAGATGAATCTATACCTCTATATGGTAGGTTATGTAGCAATACTTACCCATCTCTCCCTCTTTTACTTTTTTAAACTCAAAAGTAACCGTAGCGGGATGATACTATTTCTTCTTTCCACTCTTGTTTACAGTTTCGGTATAGTAGTTGTCAACTTTAATATCTGGTTCTTACTTATTATTTTTGTTGCTGTTGTCTTTATCTCAAATCTAGATAAAAATCTGCAACACTTTTATACTATTTTCGATGAAAGAGAGATAGAAACTTTTGCAAAACTACTCCTTTTAAGCGGTGTAATCTTACCCTTGCTTCCACAAGAGCAAATATCTGAAATAATTCCTATCTCATACTTTAAAGTGTGGTTGGCAGTGGTTATCGTTTCTCTATTCTCTTATGTGGGGTATGTGCTAAAAAAATATATCTTTAACGACAAAGGCTACCTTGTAACAGGGATACTCGGAGGGATCTATTCAAGTACAGCGACAACATTAGTACTGGCAAAAAAAGCATCTTCAAATGCTACACCATATCTTTTTGCATCATCAATCGTAGTTGCAACTACTTTAATGTACTTAAGACTTTTAGGGATTGCATTTGCGTTTAATACAGAGGTTGCATACAAACTTCTTATTCCCTTTATAATTCTTACTATCATAAGTGGTATTATTGTACTGGTGTTGTATAATAAGTCTAAGTATGAAAAAGCAGATACCTTAGGGGAAAATGAAGATAAAAACCCTCTTGAACTCGGTACTGCATTTTTATTTGCATTTTTATTTATTGTAATGGCGATACTTACCCATTTTGTACTAAACCAGTATGGAGATTTAGGACTAAACATCTTGTCATTTATTGTCGGTTTTACAGACATTGACCCTTTTGTTTTATCACTTCTCTCTTCTAAATTCGGTGTAAGTATAGAGAGTGTTGCAACAGCCATTTTAATTGCGACGGGAAGTAACAATATTTTAAAAGCACTCTATGCATATATCTTTTCAAAGAACAAAGCGGGTATGCTCAGCGGTGCTTTTCTTTTAGTATTAGGGATCTTGACTATAACAGCCGGGTTTATAGCTTAA
- a CDS encoding leucyl aminopeptidase: MKIELVKDTKCDVSVSFITKDEIAKHPYKKTLKKAAFEAAQDTTCFLYGKDLLTVGIEDNSNDNIRTAAASAIKALKASNAKSASFDVNKETIKAVIEGLILGGYEFNRYKSEQKKSTLKRIDLKCDDIKALMKDFEEAVIVAEATCFTRDIVNTIPEDIHPETLAKLARNLAKENELECNILGEKGLKKEKCGAMLAVGRASRHESQLIHLAYKPKKKPKKVVTLVGKGLTYDSGGLSLKPGTSMVTMKMDKAGACAVLGIIKAISELKLDVEVHAFVGAVENMIGGDAYKPDDVLVSRSGKTIEVRNTDAEGRLVLVDVLDYAQEKVKADYIFDFATLTGACMVALGQYTTGVMGNSHALKHAFYDAANNSGELIGSLPFNKHLKKQLKSEIADICNISNKPYGGAITAGLFLDNFIKEENKDKWLHFDIAGSAYTESPWDVNTYGGTGAGVRMMSEFIKSLS, encoded by the coding sequence ATGAAAATAGAATTAGTAAAAGATACAAAATGCGATGTTAGCGTTTCATTTATAACAAAAGATGAAATTGCTAAACATCCTTATAAAAAGACACTTAAAAAAGCTGCTTTTGAAGCTGCTCAAGACACTACTTGTTTTTTATACGGTAAAGATCTACTTACAGTTGGGATTGAAGATAACAGTAACGACAATATCAGAACTGCTGCTGCCAGTGCTATTAAAGCGCTTAAAGCTTCTAATGCCAAATCTGCTTCTTTCGATGTAAACAAAGAAACAATTAAAGCTGTTATTGAAGGTCTTATTTTAGGCGGTTATGAGTTTAACAGATATAAATCAGAGCAAAAAAAATCTACACTTAAAAGAATCGATCTGAAATGTGATGATATCAAAGCGTTAATGAAAGATTTTGAAGAGGCGGTGATCGTAGCTGAAGCGACTTGTTTTACACGTGATATTGTAAATACTATCCCTGAAGATATCCATCCTGAGACTTTAGCAAAACTTGCACGTAACCTTGCAAAAGAGAATGAACTAGAGTGCAATATCCTAGGAGAAAAAGGGCTTAAAAAAGAGAAATGTGGAGCTATGCTTGCAGTTGGTCGTGCATCTCGTCATGAATCACAACTTATCCACCTTGCTTATAAACCGAAGAAAAAACCTAAAAAAGTAGTAACACTTGTAGGGAAAGGTTTAACATACGATTCAGGTGGACTAAGTTTAAAACCTGGTACATCTATGGTAACTATGAAAATGGATAAAGCGGGGGCTTGTGCAGTTCTTGGTATTATCAAAGCTATCAGTGAGCTAAAACTAGATGTAGAGGTACACGCTTTTGTAGGTGCAGTTGAAAATATGATCGGCGGTGATGCGTATAAACCTGATGATGTTTTAGTGAGTAGAAGCGGTAAAACGATTGAAGTACGTAATACTGATGCAGAGGGTCGTTTAGTTCTTGTTGACGTTTTAGATTATGCTCAAGAGAAGGTAAAAGCAGACTACATCTTTGACTTTGCAACACTAACGGGTGCTTGTATGGTAGCTCTTGGTCAATACACTACTGGTGTAATGGGTAACTCACATGCACTTAAACACGCTTTTTATGATGCTGCAAACAATTCAGGGGAGTTAATCGGTTCTCTTCCGTTTAACAAACATCTCAAGAAACAACTCAAAAGCGAAATCGCAGATATCTGTAACATCTCAAACAAACCATACGGTGGTGCGATCACGGCCGGACTTTTCCTAGATAACTTCATTAAAGAGGAAAACAAAGATAAATGGCTTCACTTTGACATTGCAGGAAGTGCTTATACTGAATCTCCTTGGGACGTAAATACATACGGCGGAACAGGTGCAGGTGTAAGGATGATGAGCGAGTTTATCAAATCACTTTCATAG
- a CDS encoding SulP family inorganic anion transporter has protein sequence MSNLFAPKLFTLLKQGISKEQIFADIMAGIIVGIVALPLAIAFAVASGVSPEKGIITAVVAGFIISFLGGSRVQIGGPTGAFIVILYAIVQEYGFDGLLISTIMAGIILILFGLLQFGGLLRYFPQPLIVGFTSGIAVVIFSTQIKDALGLDIQNLPSDFFEKWTLYFQSLETINIYALAITLATILITIYARHITTKIPGSFIAIVVLTFVVVFFDLPVTTIETFFGEINGKIEFSLPHFEWSSLSTYIVPAFIIALLGGVESLLSAVVADGMIGTKHRSNTELIAQGVANIVTPFFGGIAATGAIARTATNVKNGGRTPIAGITHAVVLLFIMLFFIDFAKLIPMATLAGILIVVSFNMSEYKAFISILKGSYYDYIVLLSTFILTVVIDLTVAIEVGIVLSSLLFMKRMARVDGNSFEKSDDIDDIDNYEKLPACVSVYEIGGPLFFASAKQYAQQIQESGIACSVLIIRMRYVSFIDATALHNFKEAIGMLRENGTVIITSGTNDEVFKDLSKHNVVEMIGEINMHKTFPRAVEHANSIIDGSGDEKFYTQKELK, from the coding sequence GTGTCAAACCTTTTCGCACCAAAACTCTTCACACTTTTAAAGCAGGGTATATCAAAAGAGCAGATCTTTGCAGATATCATGGCGGGTATTATTGTAGGTATTGTAGCCTTACCGCTTGCCATAGCTTTTGCTGTAGCATCAGGTGTTTCTCCTGAAAAAGGGATTATTACGGCAGTAGTTGCCGGATTTATTATCTCTTTTCTAGGTGGAAGCAGGGTACAGATCGGCGGTCCTACGGGAGCGTTTATTGTTATACTCTATGCAATAGTTCAGGAGTATGGCTTTGACGGTCTGTTGATCTCAACTATAATGGCCGGTATTATATTGATCCTTTTCGGACTTTTACAGTTTGGCGGGCTATTACGCTACTTTCCGCAACCTTTAATTGTCGGTTTTACAAGCGGTATAGCCGTTGTTATTTTCTCTACACAGATTAAAGATGCTCTGGGATTAGATATTCAAAATCTTCCATCAGACTTTTTTGAGAAATGGACACTCTACTTTCAGAGTCTGGAGACTATCAATATCTATGCACTAGCAATCACGTTAGCTACCATACTTATTACTATCTATGCAAGACATATTACGACAAAGATACCGGGTTCTTTTATAGCTATCGTAGTGCTTACTTTTGTTGTGGTTTTTTTTGATCTTCCGGTCACTACGATTGAGACTTTTTTCGGTGAAATAAACGGCAAGATAGAGTTCTCTTTACCGCACTTTGAATGGAGTAGTTTGAGTACTTACATTGTTCCTGCATTTATTATCGCACTTTTAGGCGGTGTGGAGTCATTACTCTCGGCAGTTGTGGCCGACGGTATGATAGGGACGAAACACAGATCAAACACTGAACTAATTGCTCAGGGTGTAGCAAACATTGTGACACCTTTTTTCGGCGGGATTGCTGCAACGGGAGCGATCGCAAGAACGGCAACAAATGTAAAAAACGGTGGACGTACACCGATAGCAGGAATAACACATGCAGTTGTGCTTCTGTTTATAATGCTCTTTTTTATCGATTTTGCAAAGCTTATTCCTATGGCTACACTTGCCGGGATACTGATCGTAGTCTCTTTTAATATGAGTGAGTATAAAGCGTTTATCTCCATACTAAAAGGTTCATATTACGATTATATCGTTTTACTTTCTACCTTTATTTTGACGGTTGTTATAGACCTGACTGTTGCTATTGAAGTTGGGATTGTACTCTCTTCACTTCTTTTTATGAAAAGGATGGCAAGGGTTGATGGGAACTCTTTTGAAAAGAGTGATGATATAGATGATATAGACAATTATGAAAAGCTGCCGGCCTGTGTATCAGTGTATGAGATAGGGGGCCCGCTTTTTTTTGCTTCTGCAAAACAGTATGCGCAGCAGATACAAGAGAGCGGTATCGCCTGCAGTGTTTTAATTATCCGCATGAGGTATGTAAGTTTTATAGATGCAACGGCACTACACAACTTTAAAGAAGCTATTGGGATGTTGCGAGAAAATGGTACTGTAATTATAACTTCCGGAACAAATGATGAAGTGTTTAAAGACCTATCAAAACATAATGTTGTAGAGATGATAGGGGAGATAAATATGCACAAAACCTTCCCGCGTGCAGTGGAGCATGCAAACAGTATTATTGATGGTTCTGGTGATGAAAAATTTTATACGCAGAAAGAATTAAAATAA
- the trpB gene encoding tryptophan synthase subunit beta, which produces MYIPTASKFDPDENGHFGIFGGRYVPETLMPALLKLRKEYDEIRFNKEFWTEVDYYLKDYVGRPSPLYFAENISNELGAKVYFKREDLNHTGAHKVNNVIAQGLMAKRLGYKKVIAETGAGQHGVATATIAALLGLECEIFMGAKDVERQELNVFRMKLLGAKVNAVESGSRTLKDAMNDAIRHWVTNARDTFYIIGTVAGPHPYPLMVRDFQAIIGWEARAQILEKENRLPDHVIACIGGGSNAIGMFQHFLEDEEVECIGIEAGGLGIDSKNGCSLKKGRPGVLHGQMSYLLQDGDGQILEAHSISAGLDYPGIGPEHAFHNDNKSVSYDYVTDQEALDAFVWLSQKEGIIPAFESSHAVAYLKKLPNIKDKLIIINLSGRGDKDMIQAKDLLHFD; this is translated from the coding sequence ATGTATATACCAACTGCGTCAAAATTTGATCCGGATGAAAATGGTCACTTCGGTATCTTTGGTGGAAGATATGTTCCAGAAACACTTATGCCCGCACTTTTAAAGCTGCGTAAAGAGTATGATGAAATTCGTTTCAATAAAGAGTTCTGGACAGAAGTTGACTACTATTTAAAAGATTATGTAGGTCGCCCTTCTCCACTTTACTTTGCAGAAAATATCTCTAACGAGCTCGGTGCAAAGGTTTACTTTAAACGTGAAGACCTAAACCATACTGGTGCGCATAAAGTAAACAATGTTATCGCACAAGGACTTATGGCTAAACGTCTTGGTTATAAGAAAGTTATTGCAGAAACAGGTGCAGGACAACACGGTGTAGCTACAGCTACGATTGCAGCACTATTAGGTTTAGAGTGTGAGATCTTTATGGGTGCTAAAGATGTTGAGCGTCAAGAGTTAAATGTTTTTCGTATGAAACTTCTGGGTGCAAAAGTAAATGCCGTTGAAAGTGGTAGCCGCACACTTAAAGATGCTATGAATGATGCTATCCGTCACTGGGTTACAAATGCTCGTGATACTTTCTACATCATCGGTACTGTTGCAGGCCCGCACCCGTATCCTTTAATGGTAAGAGATTTTCAAGCGATTATCGGTTGGGAAGCTCGTGCACAGATACTTGAAAAAGAGAACCGTTTACCTGATCATGTAATTGCATGTATCGGAGGCGGAAGTAACGCTATCGGTATGTTCCAACACTTTTTAGAAGATGAAGAGGTAGAATGTATCGGAATTGAAGCAGGTGGTCTTGGAATTGACAGTAAAAATGGATGTTCTCTTAAAAAAGGTCGTCCTGGCGTACTTCACGGTCAAATGTCTTACCTTCTTCAAGATGGGGATGGACAAATACTTGAAGCACACTCTATCTCAGCAGGGCTAGACTATCCTGGAATTGGTCCTGAACACGCTTTTCATAATGATAATAAAAGTGTTAGTTACGACTATGTAACTGACCAAGAAGCACTGGATGCTTTCGTATGGTTAAGTCAAAAAGAGGGAATTATTCCTGCATTTGAATCATCTCATGCAGTAGCGTACCTGAAAAAACTGCCAAATATTAAAGATAAACTTATCATTATCAACCTTTCTGGTCGAGGTGATAAAGATATGATCCAAGCCAAAGATTTACTTCATTTTGACTAA
- a CDS encoding sensor domain-containing protein: MLNFSQMFYTQLVDIAYKQLKFSSLANVINAAVLSFILFPYVNGVYLGLWFEFVLAISLYRFIMAKRYQSTPQKYSIKKWKKRFVETLIISTLIWIVVPFLFFIKDNYMVQAAIIIVYAGLSAGAISSLSSLTRTLHVFLVMFLLPLIIVLFLQQTQLHTAMAFLVSLYLGLLMIIGNKFHQNYKEIFKVSMMYEHEKEKFSVSKERFEIIFQGAPVGFVFYDKNLIIREVNQKLVDFLEAPRELLIGLDLHTIPDQRIVPALKDAIKNKNGTYDGKYITKFANKDVFINMQTSPVRDNSGKVIGAVGIVNDVTEKMHDQRKIERQAKYDILTDIPNRLTLIEQIEHEIIRYKRHRIIFAVLFLDLDHFKNINDSLGHAIGDKLLIEIAHRLRSIIRDEDIVARLGGDEFVVLLPDLSLEQKTAANKAEHVSKKVYESLIKPIVVEGHSLNISTSIGITLANSENDNADDILKHADIAMYQAKKDGRGVSRFYQQQMDLWIKRRLELENGLRDSLYNDELQVYFQPIVEFKSGEIIGAEALLRWNSNEFGSVSPEEFIPVAEESGLIVQIGDFVMKKAFEQFVRWKKESKGSESLQKIAINISVRQFNRGDFIANIKKLIDSSMIAPENVELEIVESIVIDDVKIAKEKMEELRTLGIKLSIDDFGTGYSSLSYLKQLPFTTLKIDKSFVKDINIDAEDDELIETILNIAKRFNLEVVAEGVETYEQALFLAEKDCEFFQGYYCSKAVNGEAFIDLLNNRETCVPTIKKD; encoded by the coding sequence ATGCTAAATTTTTCGCAAATGTTTTATACTCAATTAGTTGATATCGCTTATAAGCAATTGAAATTTTCTTCTTTGGCAAATGTCATAAACGCTGCAGTACTTAGTTTTATTCTCTTCCCCTATGTCAATGGTGTATACCTTGGGCTTTGGTTTGAATTTGTTTTAGCCATTTCTTTATATAGATTTATTATGGCAAAACGTTATCAATCTACTCCGCAAAAATACTCAATAAAAAAGTGGAAAAAACGTTTTGTAGAGACACTCATTATATCAACACTCATATGGATTGTTGTTCCATTTTTATTTTTTATAAAAGACAATTATATGGTTCAGGCTGCTATCATAATTGTATATGCAGGGCTTAGTGCAGGTGCAATAAGTTCTCTTTCCTCTCTCACTAGAACACTTCATGTCTTCTTGGTTATGTTTTTACTGCCACTGATTATAGTACTTTTTTTACAGCAAACTCAATTACATACGGCAATGGCATTTCTGGTCAGTTTATACTTAGGGCTTTTAATGATAATAGGGAATAAATTTCACCAAAACTATAAAGAGATCTTTAAAGTCAGCATGATGTATGAGCATGAAAAAGAAAAGTTTAGTGTATCTAAAGAACGTTTTGAAATCATTTTCCAAGGTGCACCGGTTGGCTTTGTATTCTACGATAAAAACTTGATCATCAGAGAGGTTAATCAAAAACTTGTAGATTTTTTAGAGGCACCAAGAGAGTTATTAATCGGGCTAGATCTGCATACTATTCCGGACCAAAGAATTGTACCTGCACTTAAAGATGCCATTAAAAATAAGAATGGTACATACGATGGAAAGTATATTACAAAATTTGCCAACAAAGATGTGTTTATAAATATGCAGACATCTCCTGTGCGCGATAATTCCGGCAAAGTTATTGGGGCTGTAGGGATTGTAAATGATGTTACAGAAAAGATGCATGATCAAAGAAAGATAGAGAGACAAGCGAAGTATGATATCTTAACAGATATTCCAAACCGTTTGACACTCATCGAACAAATAGAACATGAAATTATCCGTTATAAACGTCATCGAATTATTTTTGCAGTACTTTTTTTAGACCTTGACCATTTTAAAAATATTAACGATTCTCTTGGACATGCCATTGGCGATAAATTGTTAATTGAGATAGCACATAGGTTAAGATCAATTATACGTGATGAAGATATTGTAGCAAGGTTAGGTGGTGATGAATTTGTTGTCTTGTTACCGGATTTGTCATTAGAACAAAAAACTGCTGCAAATAAAGCTGAACATGTTTCTAAAAAAGTATATGAGAGCTTGATAAAACCTATTGTAGTAGAAGGACATTCCCTTAATATCTCTACAAGTATAGGGATCACTTTAGCAAATTCCGAAAATGATAATGCAGATGATATTTTAAAACATGCAGATATAGCGATGTATCAGGCAAAAAAAGATGGAAGAGGCGTGAGCCGTTTTTATCAACAACAGATGGACCTTTGGATCAAGCGAAGACTGGAACTTGAAAACGGTCTGAGAGACAGTTTATATAACGATGAACTTCAAGTTTATTTTCAACCTATTGTAGAGTTTAAAAGTGGAGAAATTATTGGTGCAGAAGCACTGCTCAGATGGAACTCAAACGAGTTTGGTTCTGTTTCTCCAGAAGAGTTCATTCCTGTGGCAGAGGAGAGCGGTTTGATCGTACAAATTGGAGATTTTGTAATGAAAAAAGCCTTTGAACAGTTTGTAAGATGGAAAAAAGAATCTAAAGGTTCAGAGTCGTTACAAAAAATTGCAATAAATATAAGTGTACGTCAATTTAACAGGGGAGATTTTATTGCAAACATTAAGAAATTAATAGATAGCAGTATGATCGCTCCCGAGAATGTAGAACTTGAAATTGTTGAGTCTATTGTTATAGATGATGTAAAAATAGCAAAAGAGAAAATGGAGGAGCTGCGCACTTTAGGAATAAAGCTCTCTATTGATGACTTTGGTACAGGTTACTCCTCATTGTCATACTTAAAGCAATTGCCTTTTACAACATTGAAAATCGATAAATCTTTTGTAAAAGATATAAATATAGATGCAGAGGATGATGAGTTAATTGAAACTATCTTAAATATTGCAAAAAGATTTAATCTTGAGGTAGTTGCAGAGGGTGTGGAAACATATGAGCAAGCTCTCTTTTTAGCAGAAAAAGATTGTGAATTTTTTCAAGGATATTATTGTTCAAAAGCGGTTAACGGTGAAGCGTTTATAGATTTGCTTAATAATAGAGAAACTTGTGTCCCTACAATTAAAAAAGATTAG
- a CDS encoding MTH1187 family thiamine-binding protein: MSVLLEFAMFPTSDNCREGSSVSKQVAKIIDAIDKSGVTYKLTPMGTIVETQTMREALDVIELAYEQVKDCERVYSSLKFDIRHNSDDRLTTKIKSVETHLDRDVKK; encoded by the coding sequence ATGAGCGTACTTTTAGAGTTTGCAATGTTCCCGACAAGTGATAACTGTCGTGAAGGTTCATCAGTTTCAAAACAAGTTGCAAAAATTATAGATGCTATAGATAAAAGCGGGGTGACTTATAAATTGACACCTATGGGGACGATTGTAGAGACTCAAACAATGCGTGAAGCTTTGGATGTAATTGAGCTTGCATATGAGCAGGTAAAAGATTGTGAGCGTGTATATAGTTCGTTAAAGTTTGATATTCGTCATAACAGTGACGATCGTCTTACAACAAAAATTAAATCTGTTGAAACCCACTTAGACAGAGATGTTAAAAAATAA